Proteins encoded together in one Dasypus novemcinctus isolate mDasNov1 chromosome 9, mDasNov1.1.hap2, whole genome shotgun sequence window:
- the SIKE1 gene encoding suppressor of IKBKE 1, with the protein MSCTIEKILTDAKTLLERLREHDAAAESLVDQSAALHRRVAAMREAGAALPDQCQEDASDMKDVSKYKPHILLSQENTQIRDLQQENRELWVSLEEHQDALELIMSKYRKQMLQLMVAKKAVDAEPVLKAHQSHSAEIESQIDRICEMGEVMRRAVQVDDDQFCKIQEKLAQLELENKELRELLSISSESLQVRKEDSMDTASQAVK; encoded by the exons ATGAGCTGCACCATCGAGAAGATCCTGACAGACGCCAAGACACTGCTGGAGAGACTGCGGGAGCACGATGCGGCCGCCGAATCGCTGGTGGACCAGTCCGCGGCGCTGCACCGGCGGGTGGCGGCGATGCGGGAGGCCGGGGCAGCGCTTCCGGACCAG TGTCAAGAGGATGCATCCGATATGAAGGACGTGTCCAAATACAAACCTCACATTCTGCTGTCCCAAGAGAACACACAGATTAGAGACTTGCAGCAGGAAAACAGAG AGCTGTGGGTTTCCTTGGAAGAACACCAAGATGCCTTAGAACTCATCATGAGCAAGTACCGGAAACAGATGTTACAGTTAATGGTTGCTAAGAAAGCAGTGGATGCTGAACCAGTCCTGAAAGCTCACCAGTCCCACTCTGCA GAAATTGAGAGTCAGATTGACAGAATCTGTGAAATGGGAGAAGTGATGAGGAGAGCTGTTCAGGTAGATGATGACCAGTTTTGTAAAATTCAGGAAAAACTAGCTCAATTAGAG CTTGAAAATAAGGAACTTCGAGAATTATTATCCATCAGCAGTGAGTCTCTTCAGGTCAGGAAGGAAGATTCAATGGACACTGCATCCCAAGCTGTCAAATAA